Proteins encoded in a region of the Onychostoma macrolepis isolate SWU-2019 chromosome 20, ASM1243209v1, whole genome shotgun sequence genome:
- the rd3l gene encoding protein RD3-like isoform X2 has translation MESKHHGPRPQRPTSPAMPFVGWPHTNGCGGPGRMLLREMLWQLEQRVLQVQEEEFQYCISRGILGYRHPPAYPSLLALIPASEHRQLERLCGRIQPSHTAIVLSRLHDLLSHNDIPPWELVGVFKQVLRDFLRRQEDGMQRRPAPSAPTILSAPSPPTESNERNRIVGNASSSLSEESGKHREEIPTISSYVDKHLRAACPYSIHRDWSLPFCHPFAYEAYSTTLSQI, from the exons ATGGAGTCAAAGCATCATGGACCTCGACCTCAAAGACCCACAAG TCCAGCCATGCCTTTCGTAGGTTGGCCCCACACAAATGGATGTGGAGGCCCAGGTCGGATGTTGCTACGTGAGATGCTTTGGCAGCTGGAGCAAAGAGTACTTCAGGTTCAAGAGGAGGAGTTCCAGTACTGCATCTCCCGTGGCATTCTGGGATACCGTCACCCCCCAGCATACCCAAGCCTGCTTGCCCTTATACCTGCCTCTGAACACCGCCAGCTAGAGCGCCTCTGTGGCCGCATTCAACCCTCACACACTGCCATTGTACTTTCCAG GCTCCATGATCTTTTGTCCCACAATGACATCCCTCCCTGGGAACTGGTGGGCGTCTTCAAGCAAGTTCTTAGAGACTTCCTGAGGAGACAGGAAGACGGCATGCAGAGACGTCCAGCGCCTTCAGCTCCAACAATTCTTTCTGCTCCCAGTCCACCTACAGAGAGTAACGAGAGAAATCGCATTGTTGGAAATGCATCTAGTTCTTTATCAGAGGAGTCAGGGAAGCACAGGGAGGAAATTCCTACTATTTCTAGTTATGTTGATAAACATTTGCGTGCCGCCTGCCCCTACTCCATCCACAGAGATTGGAGTCTGCCCTTTTGCCATCCTTTTGCTTATGAGGCCTACAGCACCACATT GTCTCAGATCTAA
- the rd3l gene encoding protein RD3-like isoform X3 yields the protein MESKHHGPRPQRPTSPAMPFVGWPHTNGCGGPGRMLLREMLWQLEQRVLQVQEEEFQYCISRGILGYRHPPAYPSLLALIPASEHRQLERLCGRIQPSHTAIVLSRLHDLLSHNDIPPWELVGVFKQVLRDFLRRQEDGMQRRPAPSAPTILSAPSPPTESNERNRIVGNASSSLSEESGKHREEIPTISSYVDKHLRAACPYSIHRDWSLPFCHPFAYEAYSTTL from the exons ATGGAGTCAAAGCATCATGGACCTCGACCTCAAAGACCCACAAG TCCAGCCATGCCTTTCGTAGGTTGGCCCCACACAAATGGATGTGGAGGCCCAGGTCGGATGTTGCTACGTGAGATGCTTTGGCAGCTGGAGCAAAGAGTACTTCAGGTTCAAGAGGAGGAGTTCCAGTACTGCATCTCCCGTGGCATTCTGGGATACCGTCACCCCCCAGCATACCCAAGCCTGCTTGCCCTTATACCTGCCTCTGAACACCGCCAGCTAGAGCGCCTCTGTGGCCGCATTCAACCCTCACACACTGCCATTGTACTTTCCAG GCTCCATGATCTTTTGTCCCACAATGACATCCCTCCCTGGGAACTGGTGGGCGTCTTCAAGCAAGTTCTTAGAGACTTCCTGAGGAGACAGGAAGACGGCATGCAGAGACGTCCAGCGCCTTCAGCTCCAACAATTCTTTCTGCTCCCAGTCCACCTACAGAGAGTAACGAGAGAAATCGCATTGTTGGAAATGCATCTAGTTCTTTATCAGAGGAGTCAGGGAAGCACAGGGAGGAAATTCCTACTATTTCTAGTTATGTTGATAAACATTTGCGTGCCGCCTGCCCCTACTCCATCCACAGAGATTGGAGTCTGCCCTTTTGCCATCCTTTTGCTTATGAGGCCTACAGCACCACATTGTGA
- the rd3l gene encoding protein RD3-like isoform X1, protein MNSHSSFTEDDDSKEESHFGIQRFIHLLHQHTFLLPLHCSPAMPFVGWPHTNGCGGPGRMLLREMLWQLEQRVLQVQEEEFQYCISRGILGYRHPPAYPSLLALIPASEHRQLERLCGRIQPSHTAIVLSRLHDLLSHNDIPPWELVGVFKQVLRDFLRRQEDGMQRRPAPSAPTILSAPSPPTESNERNRIVGNASSSLSEESGKHREEIPTISSYVDKHLRAACPYSIHRDWSLPFCHPFAYEAYSTTLSQI, encoded by the exons ATGAACAGTCACAGTTCATTTACAGAGGATGATGATAGTAAAGAAGAAAGTCACTTTGGTATACAGCGTTTTATCCACTTGTTACACCAACACACTTTCTTATTGCCCCTACATTGCAGTCCAGCCATGCCTTTCGTAGGTTGGCCCCACACAAATGGATGTGGAGGCCCAGGTCGGATGTTGCTACGTGAGATGCTTTGGCAGCTGGAGCAAAGAGTACTTCAGGTTCAAGAGGAGGAGTTCCAGTACTGCATCTCCCGTGGCATTCTGGGATACCGTCACCCCCCAGCATACCCAAGCCTGCTTGCCCTTATACCTGCCTCTGAACACCGCCAGCTAGAGCGCCTCTGTGGCCGCATTCAACCCTCACACACTGCCATTGTACTTTCCAG GCTCCATGATCTTTTGTCCCACAATGACATCCCTCCCTGGGAACTGGTGGGCGTCTTCAAGCAAGTTCTTAGAGACTTCCTGAGGAGACAGGAAGACGGCATGCAGAGACGTCCAGCGCCTTCAGCTCCAACAATTCTTTCTGCTCCCAGTCCACCTACAGAGAGTAACGAGAGAAATCGCATTGTTGGAAATGCATCTAGTTCTTTATCAGAGGAGTCAGGGAAGCACAGGGAGGAAATTCCTACTATTTCTAGTTATGTTGATAAACATTTGCGTGCCGCCTGCCCCTACTCCATCCACAGAGATTGGAGTCTGCCCTTTTGCCATCCTTTTGCTTATGAGGCCTACAGCACCACATT GTCTCAGATCTAA
- the rd3l gene encoding protein RD3-like isoform X4 — protein sequence MPFVGWPHTNGCGGPGRMLLREMLWQLEQRVLQVQEEEFQYCISRGILGYRHPPAYPSLLALIPASEHRQLERLCGRIQPSHTAIVLSRLHDLLSHNDIPPWELVGVFKQVLRDFLRRQEDGMQRRPAPSAPTILSAPSPPTESNERNRIVGNASSSLSEESGKHREEIPTISSYVDKHLRAACPYSIHRDWSLPFCHPFAYEAYSTTLSQI from the exons ATGCCTTTCGTAGGTTGGCCCCACACAAATGGATGTGGAGGCCCAGGTCGGATGTTGCTACGTGAGATGCTTTGGCAGCTGGAGCAAAGAGTACTTCAGGTTCAAGAGGAGGAGTTCCAGTACTGCATCTCCCGTGGCATTCTGGGATACCGTCACCCCCCAGCATACCCAAGCCTGCTTGCCCTTATACCTGCCTCTGAACACCGCCAGCTAGAGCGCCTCTGTGGCCGCATTCAACCCTCACACACTGCCATTGTACTTTCCAG GCTCCATGATCTTTTGTCCCACAATGACATCCCTCCCTGGGAACTGGTGGGCGTCTTCAAGCAAGTTCTTAGAGACTTCCTGAGGAGACAGGAAGACGGCATGCAGAGACGTCCAGCGCCTTCAGCTCCAACAATTCTTTCTGCTCCCAGTCCACCTACAGAGAGTAACGAGAGAAATCGCATTGTTGGAAATGCATCTAGTTCTTTATCAGAGGAGTCAGGGAAGCACAGGGAGGAAATTCCTACTATTTCTAGTTATGTTGATAAACATTTGCGTGCCGCCTGCCCCTACTCCATCCACAGAGATTGGAGTCTGCCCTTTTGCCATCCTTTTGCTTATGAGGCCTACAGCACCACATT GTCTCAGATCTAA
- the atp5mj gene encoding ATP synthase subunit ATP5MPL, mitochondrial has translation MAGGAFAGWWTKVAPYYTKAYQEMWVGVGIMTFMYYKLSYGGKKKAVQSKPAH, from the exons ATGGCAGGTGGTGCATTCGCTGGTTGGTGGACTAAGGTGGCCCCTTACTACACCAAAGCATACCAGGAGATGTGGGTTGGTGTAGGAATCATGACTTTCATGTACTACAAACTTTCATATGGAG GAAAGAAGAAGGCAGTGCAGTCAA AGCCTGCCCACTAA